From Nocardia sp. XZ_19_385:
TTGCCGACCACGCCCATTCGGGACGAGGTCCTCGCCGGCCCACAGCGCCCATGCATAGAACGGTCGGCAAGATATGCGTGGTTCTGGATCTCCGACGGGAGGTCGGCAAGATATGCGTGGCACCATCAGAGGCCAGCCACTGCCGCAGCAGCGTCCACGCATTGCAAGTGGGGCCGACTTAGCCAGTAGGTGCGCGGTTCGCAGCGCGCATACCTTGCCGACCACGCCCATTCGGCCCGAGGTCCTCGCCGGCCCACAGCGCCCATGTGTACAGCGGTCGGCAAGATATGCGCGGCACCATATAGAGGCCGAACGCTGCCCTCGGGGTAACACGCACAGCGACGAGCCACTCCGCCGCGTTGGCGAAGATTGCCGCAGGTTGTTTTCGCCATTGCTGATGCGGACCTGATGCGGACGCGATGCGGACCTGATGCGGATTCAGAATCCGATCAAAATCCGATCAATCAACGCCGTGACCGGCGGCTTCGCCGCCGGTTGTTGCCCTGCCCGTCCCAAACTCTCTGCGGCTTCGCTGTTCACAGAGAGTTTGGGACGGGCAGGGCAACAACAAGAAACAAAGATCAAGATGAAGGAAGCGAAAGAAAGAAGAACCACAACAGAGGGAAAGGGGAGACCACAACTAGGACCACAACAGTGGGACCACAACAGAGGGCGTGCGGGGGTTGGGCTAGGTGGCAAAGGTTCCGTTTAGAGCTACGCCGCCAGGGCGGCGTGTTCGCGCGTAGAGCTCGTTCAGGGCGGGAGTCGCTCCAGGAGGTGTCAGTAGCCTGCAGATTGACCACAAGGGAAAGGGCCCAGCCTGGCCGGGTACGGTTGGTGCCGTGATTTCTGCGGTGGTCTTCGACGTAGGGGAGACGCTGGTCGACGAGACCCGCGAGTATGGCACGTGGGCGGACTGGCTCGGGGTGCCCCGGCACACGTTCGTATCGGTCTTCGGCGCGGTTATCGCGACAGGCCGCGACTATCGGGAGACGTTCCAAGTGTTCCGGCCGGGGTTCGACCTCGACCGTGAGCGGCAGGCCCGCGCGGATGCAGGGAAGCCCGAATGGTTCGCTGAGGACGACCTCTACGCAGATGTCCGGCCGGCGCTGACCGAACTCCGCGAGATGGGAGTCTTGGTCGGCATCGCGGGGAACCAGACCTTACGAGCGGGCAGGATCCTGCGTGATCTCAACCTTCCCGCTGACTTCATCGCCACATCCGACGACTGGGGCGTTCAGAAGCCCGATCTCGGATTCTTCGACAAAGTAGTTGAGGCGGCAGGCGTACCGGCTTCGGAAATCATCTACGTCGGTGACCGTATCGACAATGACGTGGCACCTGCGAAACGGGCCGGACTCCGAACCGCCTATATCCAGCGGGGGCCGTGGGGCTGGATCCTCCGGGATGCGCCGGAGGTCGCGGAGCTGTCCGATTGGCAGATCCGCGACCTCAACGAGCTTCCGGGAATCGTTGGCGCCGAAGGCGATCTGGTCTAGCCGACGAGCGAATTCACCATGGTATGCCAGTCGTAGAGCCGCTCGTCGAGCGTCCGCACCGCAGGCAGTGAGTCCCACTGCCGCAGACTCTGGCGCACCACCTTGATTCGATCCATCGCGGTGGCGTACCAGTTCTTGCCGAGGATATCGAGCGCCTCCTCCAGGTGTTGGCACGCCTGATCGGGGTTGCTTTCCAGCACTGCCGCGGCGGCGAGGTCGGCCAGGTACACGGCGCGCTGTTTGATCGCATCCTCGGGAAGATCCCGCAGCACTTGCTCCAAGGTTTCGCGCGCTTCCCGCCCGCGACCCGCGACCATGAGCGTGTTGCCCTTGAAGCCGGCCAACCGAATTGGCGAGAACCAATCCATCCAGGCCGGTGAAGGATTGGCCTCACCGTCGTGCTCCCGGTAGGCATCCTCAGCGTGGTGTATCAGACTCAGCGCACGCCGGGTATCTCCGAACCGTGTCTCTACCTCCGCTTCCACTGCATCAAGCCAGGCAGTCATCTCCGCATTCGACCCACCGCGGCGGGCGAACGCGCGCGCCGCCCGCATTCGATCGCGTGCCTCTTCCGCGCGCGTTGCATCCCCGGAGAACGCCGGAGCAAAGGCCATATGTGCGAGCACCGCTGACCCCAACAGCAGATCGTTTGCCTCATGGGCAGCCTGGAGGGCGAGAACGAAACTTGACTGAGACAGCTCGGGCTGCTGGAGATCAAAAAACTCAAGTCGGCCCGCTAGCAAGCTGGACTCCGAAACCGCCTTGGCAAGAACCTCTTTCGCTGGCCCTGAGACCTGTGGAAGAAGCTCTACGCCCAGCTGGGCATGCTCAGCGACGGAGCGGTGGAGGAGAGCGGCCGGAAGCAGCCAGTACAGGTGCCGGTGAGACACCGTGACCGACATGTAGTCATTGGCAACCGAAGGCGGGAGCATTGTCGATCCGGCGACGAGGCGATGACTCACCGTTGACCGTGAATCGCGTCCCGCCTGCCGTCCGGGTCCCGGACCTGCTGGGTTGTTGGACTCTTCCGACCAAGGCGGCGTGAAGCCAAGTTCAGTTACTGGCCGCTTGAACAGGACCTCTAGCGCTCGAGCATGGTCAGGGTGCGGCCAGGGCGGCTCCGCCGACTCCCACCGGCGCACGGTCCGTGCAGCGACCTCGATCCGTAGCCCAATCTGTCGCGCCGTCTCGGTCACGGCCTCTGCGAGTGCCGTCTGAGATCGGTATCCCTGTGCCTGTCGCGCCGCCCGCAATGCAGCGTTTCCTGACGTTGCCATGGGTAAGAGTCTAGTCCCACATAGGGACGTAGCCGTACCCGACCCGGCAGATATGTCCTACTCGCGTCCTCATAACTGGCCTTTTTAGCGGACATTTACCGAGAGATCCTCAGGTGAACGAAGTTTCCGACTTTTGCCCACTGAGGAGTGATCCAGTTGACGACGAATCCACCGCCGACCATTGCGCCCGAAGACCTAATCAGCGTCAAGACCGCTGCAACCCTGCTCGGGGTCGACTCCAACACCATCAAGAACTGGATCAAGGCTGGCCAGCTCCAAGGCTGGCTGCTGAACGGGCGCATGTGGCGCGTCGAACGTGACGCAGTAATCGCACTCGTCCGGCCTGCGGCCCCCGGTGTCCCGAGCGGCGGTGAAGCGTGATGCGCGCTCGAACCTTCCTGCTTGCCATCGCGGCCATTTCGGTCGGCTACCTGGCCCTGACAGCTCCTGACGTTCTTGGCTTTTCGCTGATGCTGCTTGGCGCTTTCGCGCTGTGGCGTTCGAGTCGGAGGCGGGGTGTCCGGCGATGAGTATCAAGGTGAACCGCAACCGGATGTGGTCGGAGACGACACCACATCAGGCGGTGCGCATGTACGCCGCGATGGATGAGTGGGGTGTGTCGTGGCTGCCGTCGCGATTGTTGACCCGGAATCAGGCGACGACGGCCATGGTGATCGCGGAAACGGTGTCCAAGGTTGAGTCACAACGGTTCCCGGGGGGTACATCGCTGGACCAACCGGCCTCGGTCCGCGCGAACGGCTATGGCCAGGAGTGGAAGTGGATTGAGCAGTGGGCCGATGAGATCGGGCTGAACCCGCACCAGATCGTGCACGACGTCGCGTGTGATCAGGCGAACCGTCGAACGGCATCGGCCGGCGAGCAGCACAAGCTGGCCATGGCAGTGGATCGGCGGCGGTCGCGATGAGCGGGCAGTGGCGCAAAGACCCTGCCCCGCAGGGGTATACGGTCACCCGCTTCGATCGGAGCCCAGGGACCGGCCATCACGCCCTGCAGTCGATGGCGGGCCCGGAGTTCACCGGGGTCGGCGCGGTCTACGCCCCGCTGGGTGTGCTGCCGCTCGGTATGCGGTTGGCAGCCTTCGCGTTGCTGCTGCTGGTTGGGATGGCCGGGTGCACTGCTGCGTGGATCGATTACCAGGACTACACGCCATCACCGAACATCTGCCGCTCCGCGACCGCGGGGGTTCCGCCCGAGCGGCCGGGATCGTGCGTCCCCTCGTCGCAGGTGCCGGAGGTGCGGCAATGACCGCTCATAGACCTGATCGGGCCGAGTTGGTGGCATTGGAAGCTGAGAAGCGGCGGCTCAATGTTGTCGACTCGGTGCTCTCAGACATGTTGGATGCTGCCACCGACTCCAGGCAAGCCAAGGACTACCAGAACTGCGCTGGCGAGAACGAGAAGCTCGCGCACTGGGATTCGGTCCACATCGAGGTGTGGGCGGAGAGGAAGGTCGTCAGTAACCGGGCTCTCGATGTGGAGTGGGGCAAACAGAAGGCCGACGAGATTCGAGCGAGAACCGCGGCGCGCATCACCGAAGCCGTGCGACCTGCCAAGCGGCGCGGGATCGAGCGGTCGCGATGAGTACCTCCTATGCGCAAGTGGCGGGCGCGCGGTCCGGGAGCGGTCTGACCGCTACTGATCTGTTCAGTGGTGGTGGGGGTAGTTCCGAGGGGCTGCGGCAGGCCGGCTATCGGATTGTGACCGCGGCCAACCATTGGGCCACAGCCATCGCCACGCATCAGGCCAACCATCCCGACACCGATCACCGGCAGGCGAACCTGTCGGAGACCGATTTCCGGTCGTTCCTGCGCACGGATGTCCTGTGGGCATCGCCCTCGTGTGTGTGGTTTGCCCGCTCGGGTGGTCGCAAGAAGCCCACCGTCGAGGTCGAGAGGCAGCGCGCCGACGACGGCAGTATCGACCGGGCCACGGCGTTCGCGGTGATCGCCGCCACCGAGGTGCACTCCTACGACGCGGTGATCGTGGAGAACGTCACCGAGTTCATGGGCTGGGTGCTCTACCGGGGATGGCTCGATCTGATGACCGCTTTGGGCTACAGGCACCAGGTCGTTGTCCTCAACTCCGCCGACATCGGTCCGAACCCGGTGTCGCAGAACCGGAAACGCTTCTACGCCGTGTTCACCCGCCGTGGTGACGTCGACCTGACCGTGCCGCCGGTCGAGCGGACACCGGCCACCGCGATCCTGGACCCGGACCTCGGACCTTTGGTGACGCGGCGGTTGTATGTGACTCCGCAGATCGAGCAGATCACCGAGCACGGTGTGCCGCATCTGGTCACCTACCGCAAGCACGCGAAAGCGATGCGCGCCGACCGGCACCCACTGGCGACCGTGACCGCCGGCGGGAACCACCACGCGATCGCCACCCTCACCGGCGACGGTCCGACGCATCGGTTCCTGACCCGCCGGGAACGCGCACGCGCACAAGGTTTCCCGGACAACTACGTCTTCCACGGCAAGACCGTCAAGGTCGGCAACCGGTCGATCGATGAGGTCCGCACCCAGATCGGCAACGCCGTCAGCGTCAACGTCGCCCGCTGGCTCGGTGACCGCGTCGCCCAATCTTTGGGGGCGTCGTCATGAGCAAGTACCTGGATCCGGAAGGCCGCCAGCACGGGATCCCGACGTGGCCTTGGCGGATGGCACCGCAGCATCTGCGGACGTGGCGACAGCTGGACGCGGAGAACAAGCGCCCGGTCAGTGAGTACGAGGCACAAGTTCGTGGAACCGGCCGTCGTCAGGCGTATCTCTACGACTCCCACCAGACGCGGGCGAAGCGGGAAGCCTCCCCGGCGCAACGGGAGGCGTTGCAGCTGGCGCGGTGGACCCGCTCGGCCGACGCCGCAGAGCGGCGGGGTGTCGACGCGACGGACATGTGGGAGCTCATCAAGAAGGCCCGCCACGATATCGCCGCCCGCCGGGAGCCGCGGCGTCAGCGACGGGAGCGAACCCGATGAACGCACCCCAGTTCCGTACCTGCGGATGTGGCGCCCCCGGGGATTTCTCGCGCGGGATGTGCTCGCACTGCTACACCTCGACCCGCTACAAGCAACAGATCCTCGGGTCCTGGGATCCCGACCGTCTCGACCCTGCCGCCGCCCGCGCGCACCTCGAACAACTTCGGGCAGCCGGTTTGAACCAAAACCAGGTGGCACGACTAGCCGGGGTCCACCACACCGTGCTGTCGCGGCTTCCCGAGGTCGCGTTCATCACCCGCCGCACCGAACAGGCACTGCTGGCGATCCCGGTCCCCGAACACTGTGCCGAGATCGCACCGGACAAGTCGCTGGTGCCGATCACCGGGTCGGTACGCCGCATCCAAGCATTGGTGGCGTTCGGATACCCGCAAGCTCAGCTGTCCCGTGAGCTGGGCATCCAGGTCGCCAGCATGCGGGCGTTGACCGGCCGCCCCGTCCCGGGCAACAAGTCGGCTGGGCAAGAGATCACCGCGGGCCGGCATCGCCAGATCGAGAAGTTGTTCAACCAACTTCAGATGACCCCTGGACCGTCGCAGGGGGCCCGCGAACTCGGCAAGAAGCACGGATGGGCGCTGCCGTTCGAATGGGACGAGGAAAGCATCGATCATCCCGACGCCAAACCTATTCGCGCGCAACGGACCCCGAAAACGGACCGCGAAGCCCGTCAGGTCGAGCGGCGTGAACTGATCGCCACCGAGGTCCGTCAGGGCGCCACCGGTCACCTGATCGCAGACCGCCACAAGCTGGCGCCCGCGGTCGTCGATCGCATCATCTCCGAACTTGGCGGGGCCGCCGCACTTCGGCAGGCCGGCGACAACGCGGGCAGTCCGCGCCAGTCGAGGCCAGCCGACACCACCGGTACGCGGGCGGTGATCGAGCAGGCTCGCCGCGACATCGCCGGCCGCCGATCACCAGCCCGCACACGAGGACTGGAGCGAACCCGATGAATCACAAGGCCAAACTCCGCTACGCCGCATTGGAACGCACACATCGGGCACAGATTGTCGACGGGCTCCGCACCACCGGCATGGCCTATAGGGAGATCGCGCGGGCACTGGGGATCTCCCTAAGCAAGGTCGAGAAGTGCCTTGGTGAGGCAGCCGAGCTGCGCTGCCAGGGGCTGACGAAGAAGGAGATCGCGGCCGAGCTGGGCATCCCTTACGGATCGGTGGGCAGACTGCTGCCTGCCGCTCACCGACGCGGACTTTCCGGCCGCCAGGACCTGCTGCTATCGGTGGTCTCGGACATGCACGGGGTTCAGGTCGACGTTCTTGCCGAACTCATGCGGGCAGAGCTGAGCACCATCTACGAGTTCGCGACGCTGCTGATCGAGCAGGGTCAGCTGCACCCCCTGACGAGGGTCCAGCCTGGGCGGGCCTGGGTGTATCCGACTCCCCGGACTGCGTCCCGCTATCTGGGTTGGCAGGCGAAGGACTGGACACCTCCGCTGACGCACGCCAACCACTACCGAGCGGTCGCGCAGGCCCGCGCCATGCTGGTCGGCTCCGACCCGCAGCGGTGGGTGTCCGAGCGCAGGCTGCGGCATCTGGCGACGCAAGCCGCGGCGATGTCACGGCAGCCGGCGCTGTTCAGCACGGGTCGGGAACCGCGCCAAGGCCGCTTCCACATCCACGATGGCTGGTTCCTGCAACGGGTCGGGCGGGAGTTGCAGTGGTGGGCGGTCGAGGTCGAGCTGACCCGAAAAATGCCCCAAGCCATGGACATCGCGCTGCAGGGCGCGATCCGCGCGGTCCGCGACGCCGCGCAGCTCGGTGCCGCCGACCAGCTCGTCGGCCTGCTGTATCTGTGCCGCACCGCCACCGTCCAGGACGGGGTGTGGGCCGCCGTCAATCGGCTGCCGGCCGAGATCAAGGCCATCGACATCGCTTTCAAGGCACTGGATTTCGACGACGAATGGTCGACCTACCTCTCCCGGCGCGACCGCGAACGCGCGACGAAACGCCTGACCCGCAACCGACTCCACATCGCCAAGGACGCGTCATGACCAACCCGAACTGCAAACCGCTGATCACGTGGAACGATTGCGATCCGCTCGGCACCAAGACCGCCCCGCCGGCGTCACCACAGCATGCGCCGGGTCCTCCGGGACAGATTCAGGACCCGCTGCCACCCGGTGTGATTCAGCCCAAGCCACCACCGATCCCACACGTCGACGGCTGGGATATGCCGGACATGTCCACGGTCGGCGACGCGGCGATGACAGCCACGGTATGCGGGGTGGTCATTGTCGCGATGCTGGTGATGATCGTCGCCGTCGCTTCCCGGGTTCCGTTGGCGCCGCATCGGTTGCGGAACTTCGCCACCGGATCCCTGCTGCTGCCCGCAGCGTCCGCGATCGCGGGCGGGTCCTGGTCGGTGCCGGCGGTGCTGTTCTGGACCGGGGCTTCCCGTCTCACGGATGGGGAGTGGTCCGGGGTGCGGATGATGCTGGCCCTCGGGCTGCCGCTGTCGGGGTTCGCCGCCACCTACGCGTGGGCGAAGTTCCTCCACAAGACCAACACGGTCGGGTTGAAGTCCCTCGATCGCACCGAACGGGTCCGCAACCGCAGCGCCGAGCGTCGCTTCGCCGCCGCGGTCCGTGCCGCGAGCAACGGGGCGCCGTTCAGCGTGGGCGAGTCGATCGTGCTGGGACCGCTGGCGGAACGGAAATCGGCAAACCCGCTGGGGCTGTGGACCGAGCTGACCGCGCGGCATCAGTCGTGGATGACCCTGCCCCACAAGGAAGCCCGCCGCCACTACGCCATCTTCGCAACCACCGGTGGCGGCAAAACCGAGCTGCAAAAGCGCTGCGCACTGGGCACGTTGGACTACGAGTGGCGGGCCTGGCAGCGGTGGAAGGACGTGCCCGGAATGTCGGGCCGTCATCCGCGCCCGCTGCTGGTGGTGATCTCCTGCAAGGGCGGCCAAGACGACGTCGACCTCGGTATCGAGCTGCGAGCGCACGGGCTCGCGATGGGTATCGAAGCCGACCGGATCGCGTTGGTGCCCTTCGGTGACCGGCTGGAACTGTGGCAGACCATGACCGCCCGGGAAATGCAGGCCGTCGTAATCGACCTGCTCGGTGTCGGAGAGGCCACCACCAGCGAAGGCCAGCACTTCGACGAGATGCGCCGGCGCATCGTGTCGCTGGTCGTCGGTGCACCTTGCGGACCGCCGCGGTCCTCGGCGGAGTTCCTGGACCGGCTGAACCCGGACAAGATCAAGGACCTCTGGGGTGGCGCCCCGGATGTGGTGCGGCAAGTCGACGCGCTGCAGGACGAGAAGGTTCCGCAGATCGATGACGCGCTGATCCGCTGCTCCAACCTGTTCGACCTGCTCCAGGACCCGAACGGGCAGATGGTGTTCGACGGCGGCCGCGACCTGGCCGACCTGGACATGCTGTATGTGACCGTCCCTGGACTGGACAAGGACGCGGCCCGCGCCCAGGTCTCGGCGATCCTGCGGATGATCATGCAAACCGCGGGCCGTACCGCCAAGACCCAGCGTCGCAGTGTGTCGCTGCTGCTCGATGAGACCAGCGCACTGACCACAAGCCAAGGCGCCCTCGCGTTGGAGGATGTGCTCGAACGTGGACGCTCGCAAGGTGTTTCGATCGGGCTGTCGGCTCAATCGCCCGAAGGTGTCGCGCTCAGTGCCTGGAAGTTGGCGCGGCTCTTGAAGGCGTGCGCGGGCGGGATCCTGCTCGGCTACATCGAGAACGCCGGCGAGCTGTGCAAGCACTTCGGCTCGATCCGGCACATGCTGCCCACCCGACACCTGATCAAGGGCCAACGCCACGGCGACGAAGGCCAAGTTTCCGTCGGTGAGCAGTGGCTGGTCGACCCGGACCGGGTCCGCAAATTCCAGACCGGCCAATTCGTCTACGCCAAAGCCGGACACGCCCAATACGGACAGATCGTGCCCGTCCACACCAGCCAGCTCACCCCGCTGCCCGGGACCCGGCTCGCTGACAACGCTGCCCGCACAGCGACCACTCGCCCTGTCGCGGCCTGAAACCGAATCCGATTGGAAGGCAACAGCAATGCGCATCATCCGCAATAACGACCACAACGACGACGATCCCGAGGACTTCGACGGACCCACCGACCCGCAGCTCATGGGCGAAATCCTGGCCAACGAAGCCTCGGACTTCCTCGCCGCCGCCGCGAGCAGTGCACCGTTCCACATCGGACAGGACGCACCACCCCCGCCGGCGGAACCAGCACCGGCGAAACCGGCTCTGCGGCTGGTCAAACCCGATACCGCGACCCTCGAACCCGCGGCGCCCGCCGCGCGCCGGCGAGGTGTGCGCCCGCAGCTGCTGCGGGCCGGGATCGGCGGCTCGCTCCTCATCACCGCCCTGGTGGTGGTCGCGGGCTGGGGTGAACCGCTGATCGTGGGCGGCCCACTCGCGGTCTACGGCCTCGGCTGGATCACCTACCTGTGCTGGAACGCCGCGCTGCGGCCGCCGCTGACCCAAGCCGTCATCGCCGTCACCGGCGCAACCGCCGCCGGGATCGCCGCAGCCTGCAGCGCCATCACCCACAAATTCCGGGCCGGGATCGGCCACCTCGAAACCGCCCGGGACCGCCACGAAACCACCCGCACCGGCCCCGTCCCGCCGGCGCTATAACCCACGAGAGGAACCGAAACACCATGAACCCCAACGAGAACGAACCGATCCTGCCAGCGCCTTCGGACCTGTACCGGCGGATGGCGAAGTTCTACAACCACATCGATCAGATGCGCGATGAACTAGGGCGACTCACCGGCGAATACGCCGATCTCGCGCACTCCCCAGAGTCATTGGCTGTCGACAACCTTGGTGCGCCGATCACTCCGATCGACGCCAATGACGCGGTGCTGTCGGCTCTCGAGGCTGCCGAGCAGCGGCTCTACCGGGTCCAATCCGCGGTCGACGTCGCCCACGAGCATGCCAGCCGGTTGAAGCTCACCGACGCTGCAGCAGAGCACCGCGACCAGCAGCTCGAACGGCAAGAGCGCGGCGAACACGAACCCGATTTCCCGCTCTTCGACAACGACCTGCAGCAGGCCCGTGACGACCGCAGCCGTGGCCGGCGTCGCACCCGATAGCCCCCCGCAATTCCCTTATCTCTGAAAGGAACACACCGAAATGTCTGAGATGGACGACATCGGCCGCGACACTTCCCGCACCCTGCGTGAGGTCATCACCACTGCCCGCGGGTGGATCCAAGCCCACCGCCACCGCAACAACTACACCGGCGTCCGCAAGCTCACCCGCCGCGAAAAGCGGGACCTGGCCGAAGCGTTGCGGATCCAGGTCGGAGAGCAGCGCATCGCCGCGGCCTGGTTCACCAAACGCGTCAGCGACTACCAGCACGAGGCCAACGCCGTGCAGTCCCGAATGCGGCACGGCGCCGATCCGGAATGGGTCGCCGCCCAACAGCAACGCCTGTCCGGCATCCGATACGGCATCGAGTCCACCGTCCACAACACCGCGCTGCGACTCGAACACCGCGGCCAGGTGGTCCAAGCCCTCAACATCCTCGAACGCCACCCACACGTCGAGGTCGACAACCTGTTCCCGCCGATCAACGCCCACGACGCCCTCACCGCGCGGGCGGCCGCGGTCGACTCCGAACGCCGGATCCACCTGCAGCGCGATCGCAACGACCGGGTCCTCGCCGAGCAGCGTGTCGCCGCCGAACGCCGCGCGAACCCGGAGGTCCTGCGCGCGGAGAACACCGAATTGCGCAGGCGGATCAGCGAACTCGAAATGCATTCCCCCGACACCACGCAGCCCGATCCACCGGCGCGGGGCTTCGTATGGGACCGGTTCCACAGCTCCATCAGCTACTTCCCGGAAGGAGAGCCAGGAGCCCGCACCCTCTACGGCGCGCACGACACCGAATCCGATATCGCGTCCTGGACACAGAGCCAGCTGGAGAAGATCCAGGCCAGCCCCGGCACGACGGTGCGGGTACGCGTCAAGGACCTCGATCGCGGTGGCGCCGAAGACCCGGTGCTCAGCGTCGACGGCCCTGCCAACATGGCCGCCGACGAGGTCCGCGACTGGTATCGCGGCACCATCGCCCGTCCCGACCGCGAACACCCGTCCGCCGCCGCGCAGCAGCGCGGACCCGGAAGGGACTCCCGCGCCGTCGACCTGGAAGGCGCCCAAGGCGTGCCGGCCCGATCGGTGAAACCCACCGTCGATTCCGGTGAGGACCGGTTGGCGCAGATCGAGCGGCACCTGTCCGATATCACCGCCGACCGCGACCAGTTGGAGTCCCGGGTCGGGATGCTGCAGCGTGGCCTGGATTCGGTTACCGCCGACCGCGACGAGATGAAGCGGCTGCTGGCGGTGGCGAACGGGCGCATCGATGAGTTGAAGAACCGGAACCTGCGCATGGCCAACGAGATCGGCGAACTCCGAGACCGCCCGAACGTGGATCAAGTTGCCGCAGAGCGTGATCGGTACAAGCGCGAACGTGACGAAGCCGTCGCCAAGCTGGTCCGCGCGACCCCCGAACGTCAGCGCTACGGCAACCGCGCCGGCGCCCCGACCGGGTCGGGGCAGCC
This genomic window contains:
- a CDS encoding helix-turn-helix domain-containing protein; its protein translation is MTTNPPPTIAPEDLISVKTAATLLGVDSNTIKNWIKAGQLQGWLLNGRMWRVERDAVIALVRPAAPGVPSGGEA
- a CDS encoding DNA cytosine methyltransferase, whose product is MSTSYAQVAGARSGSGLTATDLFSGGGGSSEGLRQAGYRIVTAANHWATAIATHQANHPDTDHRQANLSETDFRSFLRTDVLWASPSCVWFARSGGRKKPTVEVERQRADDGSIDRATAFAVIAATEVHSYDAVIVENVTEFMGWVLYRGWLDLMTALGYRHQVVVLNSADIGPNPVSQNRKRFYAVFTRRGDVDLTVPPVERTPATAILDPDLGPLVTRRLYVTPQIEQITEHGVPHLVTYRKHAKAMRADRHPLATVTAGGNHHAIATLTGDGPTHRFLTRRERARAQGFPDNYVFHGKTVKVGNRSIDEVRTQIGNAVSVNVARWLGDRVAQSLGASS
- a CDS encoding HAD family hydrolase gives rise to the protein MISAVVFDVGETLVDETREYGTWADWLGVPRHTFVSVFGAVIATGRDYRETFQVFRPGFDLDRERQARADAGKPEWFAEDDLYADVRPALTELREMGVLVGIAGNQTLRAGRILRDLNLPADFIATSDDWGVQKPDLGFFDKVVEAAGVPASEIIYVGDRIDNDVAPAKRAGLRTAYIQRGPWGWILRDAPEVAELSDWQIRDLNELPGIVGAEGDLV